The proteins below come from a single Vicinamibacterales bacterium genomic window:
- a CDS encoding SDR family oxidoreductase, translating into MTDTPQLTDKVAIVTGGSSGIGLAIAAAFQACGASVMIGARDEARVERAIQDLSMGTDRVCGAALDVRDPRQVEDFITQAVKHFGGLDILINNAGVGGYTKIVDQSLEEWRSIIDTNLSGVFHCCRSAIPHLRRRGGGFIINISSLAGKNAFPMGGAYCSSKAALNMFSEVLMQEVRYDDIRVSYVMPGSVTTAFDGGRAHAGSEWKMTAEDVAEVVLDIVSINRRTLASRVEMRPSKPKK; encoded by the coding sequence ATGACTGACACACCGCAACTGACCGACAAGGTCGCTATCGTCACGGGTGGTTCGAGTGGTATCGGCTTGGCCATTGCAGCGGCGTTTCAAGCTTGTGGCGCAAGCGTCATGATCGGCGCACGGGACGAAGCGAGGGTCGAACGGGCGATACAGGACCTGTCGATGGGCACGGACCGCGTGTGTGGTGCGGCATTGGATGTACGCGACCCCCGTCAGGTCGAAGACTTTATAACGCAGGCGGTCAAGCATTTCGGAGGCCTCGATATCCTAATCAACAACGCGGGTGTTGGTGGCTATACGAAGATCGTCGATCAGTCACTGGAGGAATGGCGTAGCATCATCGACACCAATCTATCCGGTGTCTTTCACTGTTGCCGCTCAGCCATTCCACATCTCAGGCGACGCGGTGGCGGGTTCATTATCAACATTAGTAGTCTTGCAGGTAAGAACGCGTTTCCCATGGGGGGCGCTTACTGCTCCTCGAAAGCCGCCCTCAATATGTTCAGCGAAGTGTTGATGCAGGAGGTTCGGTACGACGATATTCGAGTCAGTTATGTAATGCCTGGTTCGGTGACAACGGCTTTCGACGGAGGACGGGCGCATGCAGGCTCTGAATGGAAGATGACAGCCGAAGACGTTGCTGAAGTGGTGCTCGATATTGTGTCCATTAATCGGCGGACGCTGGCTAGCAGGGTAGAGATGCGACCTTCGAAGCCCAAGAAATGA
- a CDS encoding threonine/serine dehydratase codes for MSISLDDITAARNRIVKYIRRTPLAQSPWLSEITGGRILLKVESLQTTGSFKLRGAVNALASLLEHSDAVAPRVVTASAGNHGRAMAWAAERLGVALTVFTSNDAPKTKRDGIRHHGADLRDTAPTYDDAERLAKTFAIESGATYISPYSHPDIIAGAGTVVLEILEEVPNIHSILVPTGGGGLLSGIAIAIKAAAPETQVVGVELEVSHPFRTSLKAGRITEITVGETIADGLSGNLDPTTITFALVKKLVDNTVVVSEEGLRRGIYGLVANEQLIAEGAGIAAVAALLEGAVKPVGKTVVAIVSGANIDVEQFTEILLEGRNYNAGLK; via the coding sequence ATGTCGATTTCACTCGATGACATTACGGCGGCGAGAAATCGAATCGTTAAATATATCCGGCGAACACCGTTGGCCCAATCACCATGGCTCTCGGAAATAACCGGTGGGCGAATTCTGCTTAAAGTCGAATCGTTACAAACGACTGGCTCCTTCAAGCTGCGCGGTGCGGTCAACGCACTCGCGTCGCTACTCGAACATTCTGACGCGGTGGCACCGCGTGTCGTGACGGCATCAGCCGGGAACCATGGACGAGCTATGGCATGGGCAGCTGAGCGCCTCGGCGTCGCATTAACGGTGTTTACCTCAAACGACGCCCCCAAAACCAAGCGTGATGGAATTCGTCACCACGGTGCCGACCTACGCGATACGGCGCCGACCTACGACGATGCGGAACGGCTAGCCAAGACATTCGCTATAGAGAGCGGCGCTACTTACATCTCTCCCTATAGTCATCCCGACATCATCGCGGGTGCTGGAACGGTCGTGCTGGAAATCCTCGAAGAGGTCCCGAACATACATTCGATTCTGGTGCCAACTGGCGGGGGCGGACTCCTGAGCGGAATCGCCATCGCCATCAAGGCAGCGGCACCCGAGACACAGGTGGTTGGCGTCGAACTCGAAGTATCGCACCCCTTTCGTACCAGCCTGAAAGCTGGTCGGATTACTGAGATTACCGTTGGCGAGACAATCGCCGACGGCCTAAGTGGCAATCTAGACCCAACCACAATTACATTCGCACTTGTGAAGAAACTCGTCGACAACACGGTTGTCGTGAGTGAGGAGGGATTGCGTAGGGGCATCTACGGTCTTGTCGCGAATGAGCAACTGATCGCTGAGGGTGCAGGCATTGCGGCTGTGGCCGCTTTGCTTGAAGGCGCAGTCAAGCCCGTCGGTAAAACCGTGGTTGCGATTGTGTCGGGTGCTAATATCGACGTTGAGCAGTTCACGGAGATTTTATTGGAAGGGCGAAACTATAACGCAGGGCTGAAGTAA
- a CDS encoding MBL fold metallo-hydrolase, with protein sequence MLLESRTVEPFFKNGFVLGCETSQEGVIIDPGDEVNDLLAIVERTQLAIKYILLTHAHVDHVTGVAKCKEMLDAPVCLHRDDLFLYNGAVQQGALFGLRVDPLPPIDHYYDEVGPFRFGRYEAVVHHTPGHCPGGVCLQVGEAGTSGQMLFVGDTLFAGSIGRTDLPGGDHALLLRTIREVLLPFGDEAEVYPGHGPKTTIGHERQTNPFLVSRT encoded by the coding sequence ATGCTACTGGAAAGCCGGACTGTTGAGCCGTTCTTTAAGAACGGGTTCGTGCTGGGATGTGAAACCTCCCAGGAAGGCGTCATCATCGATCCCGGCGATGAAGTAAATGATCTATTGGCTATTGTTGAGCGAACCCAGTTGGCTATTAAATACATCCTACTGACTCACGCTCACGTCGACCACGTCACTGGGGTTGCGAAGTGCAAGGAAATGCTTGATGCTCCAGTCTGTCTGCATCGAGACGACCTGTTTTTGTACAACGGAGCCGTGCAGCAGGGTGCTCTGTTTGGTCTACGGGTCGACCCGCTGCCTCCGATTGACCACTATTACGACGAGGTCGGTCCCTTCCGCTTTGGCCGGTACGAGGCGGTCGTGCATCACACGCCGGGTCACTGTCCCGGCGGAGTCTGCCTGCAGGTGGGAGAGGCCGGCACGTCAGGGCAGATGTTGTTTGTTGGCGACACTCTTTTCGCTGGGTCAATTGGCCGGACCGACCTGCCTGGAGGCGATCACGCGCTCCTGCTCAGGACGATTAGAGAAGTGTTGCTGCCGTTTGGCGATGAAGCTGAAGTCTACCCAGGTCACGGCCCGAAGACGACCATCGGGCACGAACGCCAGACGAATCCATTTCTCGTTAGTAGGACCTGA
- a CDS encoding FHA domain-containing protein, whose amino-acid sequence MWLLKVKVELLSEITTTTPATLRVMPGAMKTIGRAPTADFTLDCTLVSRLHCRLISTNDRLEVEDLDSTNGTFVNEQQVKRKMLTSGDTLRIGQVELTISEESAP is encoded by the coding sequence ATGTGGTTACTGAAAGTCAAAGTGGAGTTGCTGTCAGAAATCACAACAACCACTCCTGCCACCTTGCGGGTCATGCCCGGCGCGATGAAGACAATCGGCCGCGCCCCAACAGCAGACTTTACGCTCGACTGCACTCTTGTATCTCGTTTGCACTGCCGGCTCATCAGCACGAACGACCGTCTTGAAGTCGAAGACCTCGACAGCACAAACGGCACCTTCGTCAACGAGCAGCAGGTTAAACGTAAGATGCTTACCTCGGGTGACACGCTGCGCATCGGCCAAGTTGAGCTAACAATATCTGAGGAATCGGCACCTTAG